CCCCATAGTCGATATCACCGGCTTTTCCAGTTCAAGACTCAAAACTTCCGGTCTTTGAAGAATCAACAAACCTACATCCTCCTTCCTAACACCTAATCTACAAAAATAATTTACTTTCTCAACCAACACTTCTTCTGAGTGCTGAAGAAAAACATCTTTCTTCCTACCCAACAACTCTCCCACCTTCCCCTTTTCGACACCCAAATCATAAAACACCCTCACCATCCTACAAACCCCATACCAAGTATCCACATTTCCCTCAACACTATTCGCAATGTCAAACTCCACAAAAACCCTCTTCAAATCATCCAACAACCCCACAACCTCACCACTAAACTCCCCATCGACACGCAACAACATTGGGAAAGCCAAGCACATCCCCACAACCGAAAGATTACTCCACCCACACTCCTTAAACCCACTAAGCCTACCTTTCAACTCGTTACAACTCTCCCTAAATATACAATGCTCCTCCCTATACAACTTCCCCAACATGTTCCACGGAAACCCGAACGCACTGAGCACACAAGCGGCTTCCAGAACAGTCTGGTCCTCCGAGAGGAAGAACTTGTTGGTGGGTAAGAAATGAGAGAGCTGGGTGTGGTGAATGCCAATGCTTTCGAAGAAAAACTCGAATTCGTTAATGGGGTGGTACCTGAGGAAGCGCTGGAAGCTTCTGGAGAAGTTGGGGGCGGAGTAGGGGATGTTCTTGACGAGATTGGAGAGGGAGAAGAGGGAGTGGTTGCTGATGTGCTCGGCGTAGGTGTAGGGGAGGGACCGGGTGGTGTGGAGGTAGTCGGTGAGGACCTTCTGGGCTTGGTTGAGAGCTTCGGACTTGTACTTGGTGGGGACATTGGGGACTTTTGGGAGCCTTTTGGCGGTTGTGGCGGCAGTGGAGAAGTGGTGGGAGAGGAGGTTCAACAGGGTTTTGGGGAGGGACATGATTTAGGGGGCTTGCTTTTTTTTTTCTCATAAATTTTTGGGTTTTATGACAAACTAATGAGTTAAATGTACAAGAATAATAACTGAACGGAGAACTTAAATGGCGCAACCCGCCTCCGAACCCGCCCGCCTGCCCGCCACGAAGCGCCGCCGCGACCTCGATTTCTCCCCAGAATCCGCCCCAACGCGCCGGTGCAAGTCCCAATGCCATGACGTCATCTTCCGAGTCGTGGTCCCGTCCAGACAGATCGGCAAGGTCATCGGCAAAGAAGGCTGCCGCATACAGAAGATTCGTGAAGCCTCCAGGGCCTCCATCAAAATCGCCGACGCCGTCGCTGTATGTACATCTCTTTCTTTCATTCACAGCTTTCTTATTTCAATTCAAACCATTCTGTTTTTCTGATCAAACTATTTTTTTTGCAGAGAAATGAGGAGCGTGTGATTATAATAAGCTCGAAGGGTAGTGATGACGAAACAACTGATGCTGAAAATGCCCTGCAGCAAATAGCTGGCTTGATTCTAAAGGTGATGAGCTATTTCTGTTTTGATTTCTATGTTGTTTTGAGTATTGAACTTGAATCGGATTATCACAGCATTTCGTATCGATAGCTGAATGATTTTGTATTACAAAAGGTATGAAGTGCTAGAATATGGGGTGCATTTGTTTCCAAAGTTGTGGTAAATGATTGTATATGGAGACGAGATGACCGATTCTTGAATGGATGTTGTGGACAGGATGGTGAGAATGGTAGTGAGGCGGCAAAAGTGGGTGCAGGACATGTGGCTGCGAATGCGATAAGACTTTTGATTGCCGGCTCCCAAGCAGGTTCTTTAATTGGGATGTCTGGTCAGAATATTGAGAAATTGAGGAACTCTTCTGGGGCCACAATCACAGTCCTTGCTCCGAGTCAGTTGCCTCTGTGTGCATCTGCTCATGAATCTGATAGAGTGGTACAGGTCAGTTAGTATCTTGAAACTAGAATGGTGATGGCTATATGTCCTCGATGTTATTTCAGACTGTTGGTACTATTAATGACTTGGCTTGTTATATCTTGCAAAACCTGTAGATGGGTTCTGTATCAAATACGGTGTTAGATATTAGAATTGCTGATACTTGACATTCTTTTCATATTCAGATATCAGGTGATGTCCCTGCTGTTCAGAAAGGTTTGGAGGAGATCGGTTGTCATATAAGGTTTACACTGAATTTTTTTTTACGTAGTGTCCAAACTTTTCTTGATTGTGTTTACATCTCTTGTCAGTTTTGGCAAGATACTCAGTTTTGTTTTTCCTCTCTTCTTAGAGAAAACCCGCCTAAGCAAGTGATTTCTCTCAGCCCCGCCTATAACTATACAGCAATTTGGCCACCTCAAGTTCAACCCTACATAGACCCAACTTCAGGTTATTTAGTCTTATCCATATAATAAAAACCTAACATTATGAATGCCACATTATGCGGCTCTATCAAGTTTTAATTTTATCTTATCTTTAGGACAACCAATTTTGCAGCTGAATATATTACTGTCGAGATGATGATATCTGAAACAATGGTTGGTGGGCTGATCGGCAGATGCGGCTCCAACATTTCAAGGATTAGAAATGAGACTGGCGCAATGATCAAGGTGGCCTTATTCTTTAAGCTTTGCTAATCGTAGTCTGCGGTTTAACGTGTCCTTTTAAGATCTTACCACAACTATATGACATAATTCGCATATGTACCGCTCAATCTTTTAGTTTTCCAGTGAATGTTTGCCTGTATGGTTATTATTCCAAATAGTGTGGGTTTATGTTTTGTAGGTTTATGGTGGGAAAGGTGAAGAAAAGCATAGGCAAATTCAGTTTTGTGGTAATTCCCAGCAGGTATGTCTACATTTTTGTTTTCGTTTAAGTTATTTTTTTTTAAAAGAAAAACACACACACGCACAATTGCTAGGTATATAGACATTCAAGGCTAGATTTAAGACAATTTCAGTACATAGTTACTTTTTGAATTGCAACTGTCCATGGGCATCTCAATTGATGCACTTTATGTTTTGGTGTAAGTTTGCGGAACTTAACTAAATACTACTCTAGGTAGCCCAGTTATAAAGTGACTGCACAACTCATGCTCTCTATTCTAGCAAGTAGGGAATATTTTAAGAGATTGAATATACATGAGAAAGTTAAATTACAAAATGGAACTTTGAATTTATAAAATAGAATAGGGAAGCACTCTTCCCACTAAATGTAAGGGCCCAAAAATAGTCTGTTGTAATAGTCATGTGTAAGTTCGTTGGAGCGTCGTTTTCTCAACATCGTCCCTAAATTGCTAAGGAACATGAATAGGTAGTCTGTCGGAGTTGTTAAGATGAGAGTCCTTGAATTGTAGTTTGATTCTTAGTTGATTGGTGTACTTGAGTATATGAATAGATGTATAATAAATTTAGTTTTATCCAGTAACCTTACACATATCAATGGAACTTGGAAGTTGAACATTATTTTGAAATATACTGGAACTACATTGCTATTTCTGAAAATTGACATGCATTTGGTATCTTTAAAATCTCATATTGCATTTTCTTGAAACAAGCATATTGTACTTTACTTCATTTTATTATATATGAATCTTCTGGACATTAAGGTTCTTATTTTCTCAAGATTTTGTTTGCTTACCAGGTGGTATTGGCAAAGCAGCGGGTTGATGAATATATTTACTCTCAGCTGATACAACAAGCTGGTGCTCAACAGACAGCGAAATCTTCATGCATTGATGCTTCCCAACTTGTTTAGTTACTTGTTCTGCCATGTAAGTACGTAACGTGAGATTTGCCCATAACCTCTACGGTGTTAATTAGGCTAACTAACCAACAGGCCACATCACCAAATTGTTATCTTGATCTTTTGATTTGCTAGTCATTCATTACGATTGGATTTACTTGATTGAGCAAGTTAATTTGGTGTGATCGTGAAAAGTGTAATTAGCATCTTCTTTTTTCTAATTTCATTTTTGTGTGTGCAACATATTTCTCCCATTTTAAAGCTAATTAGATGCTCTAACCCCAGGTAACAGTAATGGTGAAGTGGAATATTGATGTTGTACCACCATTTTGACATTCAACACCAAAGAAATGCAGATCCTTTTAACTACTGAATTTAGTTCTTCATTAGTGTATTTATGAATGTGAGCATTGCAGTTGGTGTTCCGGGGTCTTTCGACATTTGGCTATATGCTGCAATTGTTTGTAATGGTTGTGTTTTAGGCTTTGGAAGATAATTAGAGATAGTGAATGTTTACATGCAGAAAGCAGAGAATTATTTGGAACTTCACAAGATAGGTTTGTGTATGGATTGTTTTACGACTTAAGATGTGGTTTGATGTGTGAGCTTTAAACTCCATGCCTTGATTTGGAAGTCAGGTTGTATGAAAGAGCAATTTACTTGGTAAATTGGCTCTGGGCAGTTTGCCAATAAAGATGTTCATCATATTATTGTTAAGATGTAATCTACTAACTTGTTGGGGATTGTCAAAGTACTTGTTAAACCGAGTTCTGCTTAAGTTTAATAATTGATATGTTTGCAATCCTAGCTGAAGACCTAATAAATCAAAGCCCCCTTTCTGTGGTTGACACCAATATCTCTCTTAACTTTCCTCTCTACCTTCCCTCTACACAACTTATCTCTCCCTCCTCCCCTCTCATGCCGGATCTGGAGTTGGATCTGGATCTTAGGATTGAGGGAGGCCTAAATTACCAGCGTTTCTTTTCCGTTTGTTCCCCATGCTTCTGGTATGGCTTCTATCCTTTTCGGATTCTTCCCACCTGCCAGAACATGTATATATGCTCTGTGCGGCTCCTTTGTGCTCGAATCAAAACCAGTTCTGCTCGTTACTTCACCCGGGGTGACGCTACAAGAGTTTGAATTGTTTGTCTCGGGTTGGAACAAATTACTATACTTCATCCACGTCTGCGGATCAATCGATATTATTTTACAAATTCTACGAACAAAGAGTGCATGTTTCTTCGATCTCTATGTGGTTCTCACTTCATTTATGTTCGACTAGTTTTTTTTATTGAATTTGAAGCTGAAGATGTTCTCCGATTGAAGAAGGTTTGGGTTACATGTTCTTTAAATTTACGTGAGACTTGTCTATTGGCCTCTCTCTGTTTTATTTTTTTTAGGTGAACTAAAGACAATTTTGTCACGCTGCAATTGAAAGCAGTCAAGAAGTTAAATGGTAGTACTCACTAATGATACATAGAAATAGACATACTCATTGTAAAATTAAAAACGTAGAGATAGCGAAAATAGACACACATGCTGAGAGGCGCATGAGGCATACAATGTGCTTAAAATCCTAATGAAATGAACTTATTGTAATAGAAAAACTAGAAAAATAAAAATAGCAGCCTAAAGCCCAAAATAGAACTAAATCTAAACCCAAACCCAAAATAGTTGACCTAACCCAGCTTTCCTTCCTAGTTGCAAGCAAGACATGAAAGAAAAGCCGACTATCGTTCCCGTTGTGAAATGCTGCTGCCGAGTCCCGCAGCCGCAAACACACCACGGGAAGAAAACCTCCATCTTCGCCACGAACACAGGGTCCAGCTACACCTCCTCCATACCAAAACTCCGCCCTTGAAAAACAAAAATGGAGATTTTACGCCGTCACCGCCGTTCGGGAAGATGGAATCAGATTTATTCCTCAAGCCGGTTTTCATGATGTCATACCTCCAACCTGATCTGAAAAACCACGATGATCAAAAGCTGTTTAGAACCTTTGACCAATTACCTCTCAAAGCAATGGGTTGCCGACGTATCCTTCATCCGGCAGCAAAGTCAAACGGCATTAACGCGATCAAAAGACTCGCCTAACCTTAGACCGCCACTGGATAAGGGTGCATGGGATTCATGGTTGGCTGCTAACTTAGAGAGAGAGAGAGAGAGAGAGAGAGAGAGAGAGAGAGAGAGAGAGAGAGAGAGAGAGAGAGAGAGAGACGACGACGACGACGACGACGACGACGANNNNNNNNNNNNNNNNNNNNGAGAGAGAGAGAGAGAGCTTTAGATTGGCCTCTCTCTGGTGGAACTATCCTCAAAGCTTCTAATGATCACTGGATACTGTGGATTGCGTGTTTAGTTATTAGGTGATGAAAAATATAACTACTATATTTGGTTATTAGTCATTCAAACTTTCCAAATTGCATACCATCGAAAAAAACTTTACAAATAGTTTATTATTATTTTTAATACAAGGGCTAGAACGGCAACGGTCACGTCGTAACCATTAACGAAACCTCAAAATACAAAAAGGGGGGGGGGTATAAACCTTATACTGTAAGAACACCCTAAAATAGGCATGTCTACAACATATATGTATTCTAACAAACACCATTTAAGCAAAGAGTGTATCATTGACTATTCCATTTGCTTTACAATTTTTGTGACATACCGGAAAAATAATGTTCATACAGAGACATTTATGTCTATCAGCTTTTTGGCTATGATCCCATTGGAAATTACCAGTTACCCTAAGTTTCATTCCGCCACTAGGAAACTTTGATCATTTGACAAAGAAATGAACTCCCTCCTCATTAGAGCAAACATTGCACTTTGCGTGCACTTTCCATGACATTGCCCACCTGTATAAGCAAAAACCATAAAGAATACCTACTAGGGCATAGCCCTCCGTCAACCATGAGAAAATGGTGACTTATTTCAACAACTAACCAAACTAAATTTAGGAAGATGAAAAACTTAACCAAAACAAAAGTAAATACTAAAGACAATAAAACTGAAAAATAATGGAGTTTTGGCCGATATCCATCCCCAGGCCAATACCCACAAAGCCTAAACCTAGAGTACATGTTGCCTGTGCACCCTCACCTCTATCCCCGCGCCGGAACAAGATCACCTATGTCCCATCGCTGATAACAAAACTGCCGCACCATGCAAGAGTAGACTGATCATTCCGTCTAGCCTCCCCACCTCGCCGACAAGCATCGCCAAGTAACCCACTTTCAGCCTTCCACATATCAGCTCCGAACAACACAAACTTGATTGAATTTCTCTGATCTAATTTGAGCCCATCATATCCGAAAAGAAGAATATACCGAATTGGCGCCGGTAGGATAAGGCTCCGTTGCACCACCATGAACTGCCTCTAAACCTTCGATCCGTCCCACCAACGATGCTTGTGAAGAACGAACCGAACCATGCTATTAGATGTGATCTTCTCTGCCTTACCTATGTTACCAAATATTTAATATCTACTTTACCAAATAGTTAAACGCATCACCTATGTTAACCCCAGGAGGCCTCCTCTATGCGAACCATATATTTTTCTCTCTTATATCACAACACATGAATTTCATCGATCAATCTCATCATTATGCACCATGTATTGTTTAGATGTTTGTAGTCAAGCAATCTGTGGTGGTTGTGATGCGGATGACAATGACAAAGTCTCTTGGAAGAGATCGGTAGAAGTTTTGGTCTATATATTGCTTAGTGCTTCCTACACTTCCTCATTTTTTTGTGTGAACTTACTTAATTACTGTAAGTACTCATATGAACCAGTAATAGACTTAGTTGCTTAAAAAGTAAAGTTACATGTCTTTTAGAATAAATCTTATCCTCTTCCCTCCTGATCATATATGGTTTCTCTCTTATATTACAACTTGTGAATTTCATCATAAGCGCCGTTTTTTTTTTAAGAAATAGACAACCTTTTTATTGATCAGCATAAACCATACATAATAGCTGCCTCTATGGGGCTGACAAAAGAACTATTACTTAAACAACATCACCTTTTCTAGCAATGAAGCACTTCCATCATAGTTCATTTCACACTCGTGAGTATTACAGGCACAGGTGAATCAAACGCCAATGACATCATAATTCTTCGGCAGCAAAAGCAATTCCACCCGACTTTAGAAATATAAAATTAAGAAGTACAAAAAATTCATAAAATAAAACCTAGACCGAACCACGAAACCTTAGCAGAAGCAAAGGATTAGGCCCTAAACCTGAATACAGCCTTCACGTACAGGTTCACACCCATGACCCCAGAGACTGGGATTTCTTAGAGCACCTACATGGCTGGACACGTCGAGGAGCTTACGGCCACCTCTGCTGCGAGGCTCCGCCAACGGTCGAGACATCCAGACACCTCCACCTCCATCGAGGGCCATTGCAACTTCAATATCGGCCAGACCAGGTAGTTGCATCCCCGTCGAGAAAAGGTCATGGTCGAGGATAAAGGACATATCCTGACACCCTCTCGCTCGCACCTGATCAGAGGACCATAACCCTACCTTGTCATTAAGCCATCATCGACACTCGTCACCCAATCCGACAAACGTCCCAGCTCGCCACCCTCTCCAGAAACAAGAACCACTAACCATCACCCAATGCGCCTATCTACAGCATCACCAACCCTTGACTAGCCAACCTCCACTGCTGCCCTTAATTCCCCAAACTTGCGGAGATTCAATTTCAGCATCGCCAAGGGATTCAGTTCGGACCCGAACTTGCAGTCCAAGCACCGGGAGCCACCTGACACCTCCAAAAAGAAGAACCACCAACCATCCAAGGGAGCAGCCTCCATCGTACCCTCGATCCAGCAACACCATGGTGCCATCCGTCGCCGTCGCGAACCAAAATGACACCATAGCTCGAGCACTTGCACAATCACTAAGAAAATGAAAATTGAAGTCCCGAAGAGGGTGGAGGAAAGACACCCCAACCGGCCAGATTGTCGAGTCGCTGCCAAGAAACCTTAGAGTGACTCTCATCCTTTTAGAGAAAAATTATGTTTTCGGATTTTGAACCCCTTTTGTGTGATGTTGAAAGTGTAAATTATGTCCATTGAACTTCGTTATTCATATCTTACAAATCATAGTTTGTGTGATCGTGGTTGTGTTTGTATTGTGTGCACATTGGGCTAAAGTCCACTGTGTAAGGATTTTTCGGCCTTTCTTATCATTCTTGATGTTAGAGACTTAATGATGAGGTCAGTAAAACTATGGTCCCATAAGTATTCTTTAAAAATAAGGATAAATAACATTTTCAAATTTGTAAAGATAAAGTTAAATAATATTAAATAAGAATCCAAGCAATCAATCATGAAAGATTTTAAAACATATTACAATGTTAGTTTTGCTAACATAACCTTACCAACCACACATGCATTATGTTATTTTATTAAATACTCTAATGTAATTATTATTAATATAAAATATTTATGTATGCCTAATAAATTCTAAAAAAAATATTTCTTCAAGGGTTGGATATACATTATTTAGTTTTAAATAAAATTCTATTTATTCCCCTCACCAACTTACCTATCTTAGCTTTGAGTTTATGTATATATACACCAGGTGGTGTTGAGAAAATAACCATCTTACAATCATTCTTTTCATTTTACATCTATGGCTAGAAAGAAAGTGAGAATAGCTTACATCACTAACAATTCTGCTAGGAGAGCCACATTTAGGAAAAGGAAAGAAGGTATGATGAAGAAGTTGAGAGAATTGACCACTCTATGTGGAATTGATGCATGTGCTGTTATTTACAGCCCATTTGATTCTCAACCTGAGGTTTGGCCTTCTCCGTTTGGAGTCAAACATGTTCTTGAAAAGTTCAAAAACATGTCTTTGATAGAGAAGAGCCAAAAGATGTTGAACCAAGAAAGCTTTCTCAGAGAGTTGATCTCTAAAAAACAGATACAATTGAAGAAATTGAGAAAGGAAAATAAAGAGAAGCAGATGAGGCGTGTCATGTTTGAAAGTCTCACTTTAGGAGTTCCTCAGTTTCAGCATCTGAACCTGATGGATATGGGTGTTCTTCAGCAACTTATTTACCAGAAACTGGATGAGATTGATGGAAAAACAAAGAATCTCAATGAGAAGGTGATTGATAACGAGAACCAAACTGCATAAGTTGCGCCAATGGTGCACGGAATCCATGGCCAGTGAAGTGGTGAACCAAACACCATACCAAATAAGAGATTTGAATCGATCATTTCATGGAAATGACGTTCTCCCATTTAATAAGGATCCTCATCATTGGTAATATTGATGTTTTTCCTAAACAATAGGTGTTAGTTTTGCCCTTGCAGCTAAGCTTCTCATGGTTTATTATTGTGGTGATTTCTCTTCAAATTATAATATCATTTCTAGCTCTTATTTGTGATTATAAAATAAATCAGTAATAAATTATAAATTTTATATTTTCTTTTTGAAATAGGGCTTGGAACCTAGCTTAGTTGGGACTTGGGAGGCTCAGCCCACGCCCAGAATTATAAAATATTATTTATTTGGAAAGTCTGCGTCTTCAATTTTTATGACTGATACTGAACAAAATTTTCTTTTCAACAATGTGTGAAGGACATTTTTTTTTCTCGAAACAAGAAGTTACCATTTATAATACTCAACGAATTGTAGAAGGAATAAAACACCCATAAAAGATGATAAAATGATCGGATTTACTCCATATGATTACTAGATGCACCTAGGACCATAACAATCAAAATAGTTAACACATTAATTTCAGCAGATTTGAATACTCAGAAGCATATATACTAGACGGATACAAACAAGTAAATCAAGATTGTCCTTGAGTCTATGGCAACCAACATCGGAAGCCGAAGGTGAGTTCAGAGATGAACTTGGAGCTATGTGCACCATATCAAGATGATGAGAAAGCCGCCCTATTTCAAATGTACCCGACTAAGTCACTGGGCCCAGATGGCATGCCTCTCGAATTTTTTCAAAAATATTGGGATGTGGTGGGTGGTGAGGTGAGCATGGCAGTGAGGAGCTTTTTGGTCACTGGTAGATTGGCTCGTCAGAGTGCCTTTATTCCAGGCCGGTTGATTACTGATAATTCTCTGATAGCAAATGAGGTGTGTCATTTTATAAATACTAATGTTTCTGAGGGTGTGATGTCACTGAAATTGGATATGAGCAAGGCTTATGATCGGATGGAATGGATCTTCTTGGAGGTTGTTCTTCTTGATCAGCTGGGCTTTGATGAGCATTGGGTTAAGTTGGTGATGCAATGTGTGAGTACAGTTAGCTATTCTTTTCGAATTCTAATTAATGGGAAGCTTTGTGGATCTTTAAATCCGACTCGAGGCTTAAGACAAGGCAATCTTTCGCCTTACTTGTTTCTTATTTGTGCTGAGGTGTTTTCTGTGTTACTGGAGAAAAAAACTTCATTTGGTTTGCTTCAAGGCATTACAATTTGCTTTGGTGCACCTAATATCCATCACTTATTATTTGCTGATAACAGTTTATTGTTTGGTAAAGCTTCTGAGAATGAGTGTATCAATATCAGATCTATTCTAGCAGATTATGAAGCAGCTTATGGGCAGCAGATAAATCTTTTGAAGAGTGAGGTTGTGTTTAGTAGAGTAGTGTTTAATGTTACGAGTACTACTTTGGCGGGTTTATTAGAGGTTAGGACTGTTGAGAAACATGAGAAGTATCTAGGTTTACCGACTGTAGTAGGGTGGAATAAAACTGCTACTTTTTCTTATATTAAGGAGCAGTTGCGCTGTAAATTGGAGGGTTGGCAAGGGAAACTATTAAGCGGTGCAGGGAGAGATATTCTTATTAGGGTGGTTGCTCAAGCTCTTCCCTCATACACGATGAGTTGTTTTCTTTTACCCAAGACTTTTTGTAACACTCTTCATCAAATGTGTGCTAAATTCTGGTGGAGCAATACATCTGGGGATCGAAAAATTCATTGGCTGTCTTGGGATAAATTTTGTAAACCTAAAGAGGAAGGAGGTATGGGGTTTCGGGATCTTTATGCTTATAATCTGGCGTTGATATCAAAACAGAGTTGAAGAATTATGAAAAACCCCTCCTCTTTACTTGGCCAGTTATACAAAGCAAGGTACTTTCTTAATATTGATTTCTGGAATGCTCATACTCCTTCTTCTCCATCCCAATGTTGGAAAGGAATTTTTGAGGCTAGGGACTTACTAGTAAATGGAACTAGATGGCAGATTGGTGATGGTAGCTCAGTTCATGCATGGGAGGATCCTTGGTTGCCTAGAGTTCATGATTTTCGGCCTCTTAGTAGACGAAGTTTGCGTCTTTCAAAGGTTAGTGATTTTATTACAGCTTCTCATTCTTAGGACTTAGCTGCTCTTGAGGAACATTTTGAACCTACGGATGTTAGTCTGATTCTTGCTATTCCTCTTCGGCATCATTCCTCTCAAGATAAGCTAATTTGGCATTTTGAATCGAGAGGGAGATTTTCTACCAAAACAACATATCTTTTAGCTCGGTCTCTTTCTTAGGATTTCTCATCAACTTCAAATTCATCTGAGTCCCTAAAGTTACGGAAGAAGGTATGGCAGCTTGGGTTACCGGGTAAAATCAAGGTTCATGTTTGGAAAGTTTGTTCTTCGATATTACCTACTATTGAGATTCTCCAGTCCAAGAAGGTGTTTATTGAGAATGGTTGCTATTTTTGCAATGCTGCTGTTGAATCTATAACACATGTGAGTAGAGATTGTTGTTTCATCAAAGACTTATCCAAAATGTTTCCGGAGCTTCTTGGGATTTTTCAAGGTGTATCTCCTTCGATATCTATGATGGACTGGCTACTAGTATGTTCAGATTCCCTGTCTTCTGATAATTTCAAATTGTTATTAATCATTCTTTGGCATGGGTGGAAAGAACGGAATTCTAGGCTTTGGGAGAATAAAGTTAGTTCCTTGAGTAAACTTTTTTATCAAATCCGGACCTATTTCCTCTTGCTGCTTTCTGTTATGCATAAGAATATACCTCGCAGATGGGTACTGAAACCTTGGGTTTCCCCACCAGCTGGCTGGTTGAAGGCCAATTTGGATGGAGCTTTTCAGATGGGTACTAACCAAGGAGGTATTGGTGTTGTGTTTCGAGATTCTACTGCGAGTGTGGTGGGAGGAATTTGTTTAAAGGTTTTTAATGTGTATACTCCAAAGATGGTTGAGGCCTTTACCGGGAGAGCAGCTTCAGAGTTTGCTGTAGAGTTTCACCTCTCCCCTTTAGTGTTTGAGTATGATTGCTCCAAAGTGGTTAAGGCTTGTTCAGGATATGTGGAGGATGAGTCTGCATTTGGTCATGTGATTGCTGATATCAAAACTGATTTGTCTACTATGCCTTGCTCTTTCTTTGCTCATGTATTTAGAGAGTCCAATTTAGTGCATTGCCGACAAATTGGCTAAATTGGCTCTAAATTTAGATCTTCCTTTCGTTGGTTTGGTCCTGTTCCTATGAAACTTGAAGGAGTTCTAACTCCTCTATGTAATATGTAGTTCTTGGTGCAATAAAATTTCGTCTTGATTACTAAAAAAAAAAAAAAAGATTGTCCCTTGTTCAAATTTAAACATTAATTTTGGCCATAAAGACCCAGTCAAACTATGTTTTGTAAAATCCTAGATGAAGTTCTACAATGAGACCTATGAACTTGAAAAGAGGACCAAGCGGTCCAAACACTCCAGGCCTAGATTAGAAACCCTAGCTTTCGTGATCTTTTAGCAAGTCCACGCCCTATCAGCCACAAGTCGTCTCTGATACCCGCATAAACTCGGTGATCACAAAGAAAGTGTCACCACCAACCTTCCCTCACTTCTAGCGGTACATCCAAGAAGAAAACCAACATTAAGGCACTAATAACATACCCGACCCAAGCTCTCGCCCATGTCGATTTGAGCTGCTGTCAAACGGGTCTTGAATCTATCAATTTGGTGGTCTCTTGGA
Above is a window of Fragaria vesca subsp. vesca linkage group LG7, FraVesHawaii_1.0, whole genome shotgun sequence DNA encoding:
- the LOC101296245 gene encoding uncharacterized protein LOC101296245 codes for the protein MNLELCAPYQDDEKAALFQMYPTKSLGPDGMPLEFFQKYWDVVGGEVSMAVRSFLVTGRLARQSAFIPGRLITDNSLIANEVCHFINTNVSEGVMSLKLDMSKAYDRMEWIFLEVVLLDQLGFDEHWVKLVMQCVSTVSYSFRILINGKLCGSLNPTRGLRQGNLSPYLFLICAEVFSVLLEKKTSFGLLQGITICFGAPNIHHLLFADNSLLFGKASENECINIRSILADYEAAYGQQINLLKSEVVFSRVVFNVTSTTLAGLLEVRTVEKHEKWVLKPWVSPPAGWLKANLDGAFQMGTNQGGIGVVFRDSTASVVGGICLKVFNVYTPKMVEAFTGRAASEFAVEFHLSPLVFEYDCSKVVKACSGYVEDESAFGHVIADIKTDLSTMPCSFFAHVFRESNLVHCRQIG
- the LOC101295959 gene encoding agamous-like MADS-box protein AGL80-like, producing MARKKVRIAYITNNSARRATFRKRKEGMMKKLRELTTLCGIDACAVIYSPFDSQPEVWPSPFGVKHVLEKFKNMSLIEKSQKMLNQESFLRELISKKQIQLKKLRKENKEKQMRRVMFESLTLGVPQFQHLNLMDMGVLQQLIYQKLDEIDGKTKNLNEKVIDNENQTA
- the LOC101295666 gene encoding uncharacterized protein LOC101295666, yielding MSLPKTLLNLLSHHFSTAATTAKRLPKVPNVPTKYKSEALNQAQKVLTDYLHTTRSLPYTYAEHISNHSLFSLSNLVKNIPYSAPNFSRSFQRFLRYHPINEFEFFFESIGIHHTQLSHFLPTNKFFLSEDQTVLEAACVLSAFGFPWNMLGKLYREEHCIFRESCNELKGRLSGFKECGWSNLSVVGMCLAFPMLLRVDGEFSGEVVGLLDDLKRVFVEFDIANSVEGNVDTWYGVCRMVRVFYDLGVEKGKVGELLGRKKDVFLQHSEEVLVEKVNYFCRLGVRKEDVGLLILQRPEVLSLELEKPVISTMGLLRHLGLDENELKEVSRKYSYVMGRNRMVNVPHLMRALDLHVWFFTRIKDEHQLLGSYVLSDSDEDDVKKEFSSGFEQLQSCRTPVHAMKKLDFMHSIGFGENPLTLKVLTRIHGRSCELQKRFDILLNAGLEFSQLCLIISTTPKILNQNPEYLEAKIIFLCGEMKSSLKYFNVFPAFLCFDLENRIKPRYRFYAWLQEKGLHPEGYSFATMIATSEKRFVAQAFTIHPAAPKHWFECFLI
- the LOC101294596 gene encoding KH domain-containing protein At4g18375-like, which codes for MAQPASEPARLPATKRRRDLDFSPESAPTRRCKSQCHDVIFRVVVPSRQIGKVIGKEGCRIQKIREASRASIKIADAVARNEERVIIISSKGSDDETTDAENALQQIAGLILKDGENGSEAAKVGAGHVAANAIRLLIAGSQAGSLIGMSGQNIEKLRNSSGATITVLAPSQLPLCASAHESDRVVQISGDVPAVQKGLEEIGCHIRENPPKQVISLSPAYNYTAIWPPQVQPYIDPTSAEYITVEMMISETMVGGLIGRCGSNISRIRNETGAMIKVYGGKGEEKHRQIQFCGNSQQVVLAKQRVDEYIYSQLIQQAGAQQTAKSSCIDASQLV